The genome window TCATCAGCGTCTCCAACGAATACGGGATGAGCAGCGCGATGAGTGAGGTGGCGAGCACATCGGCGGCACTGACATATCCGGCGTTGACCAGTAGCGCCCCGCCACCGAGGTTCACCACGAGGATCAGCGGGATCGCCAGGACCGACTGCCCCACGGACGACACCAGCATCAGCGGCTTCACCCAGTCCAGGTAGAAGTCGTAGAACTCGTCGGCGGAACGTTGGTAGCTACGGTGGGCGCGTCCCACCCGGCCGAAGGCCTTGACCACCGAGATTCCGGTGACGAACTCCACCATCCGGGCGGAGACATCGCCCAGCCTGCGGTCCATCTCGACGGTCTTCTCCCCCATCCCGCGCGTGGTAGACAGCATGGACAGGGCGTACACCGGGATGACTGCGATGGACAGCAGCCCAAGACGCCAGTCCACGATGAAGGCATAGAGCATGAGTGCCAGCGGCATCACCACCGCGCTCGTACCTTCGACCGGCTGATGGGCGATGAGCTGGTGGACGGTACCGATATCGTCCTGCAGGCCTTTGCGGACCCGGCCGAAGTTTGTGGAGGTGAACCAGCTCAGCGGCACTGTCGCGAAGCGGCGCACCATACGTCGACGGATGTGGTGGTTGAGGGCGACGTCGGCGAAGTGGGTGACCGCCAGAGCGAGGAAGTAGATAACCAGACGTGCGGTGTAGCTCCCGATGAGGATCAACAGCCAGTGGTTGACCGCCTCGTCGTCGATGACTGCACCGCCGGTGAGCAACTCCGCCCCGATCTGCACCAGGGCGATATAGGGCACCACCGCTAGGACCGCCGAGAGTGCGGAGAGGAGACGTCCGGTGAGCAGACGTCCGGCGACCGGGCGAAGCAGTTTCTTCAGTGCATCCTCGCCGGCTTTCTGCTCGCCCCTGTCAGTGGTGGGACTGTCTTGCCCCGCTGTGCTGTTCTCCGGTGTGTCCGTGTCCGGAGGCGCCTGGTCAGCCATTCATATCTCCCAAGGGTTGCACTACCTAACCGTGAATTACTATCACACTAGGTCGAGGAGGCCACCCGGTCAAGGAGTTGGCACCCCTCCCCTCGCCTGCCGACCCTCCACCTCACCCCCACCACTGCCTGCCACCTCCTGCCCCCTCACCCTCCCCTCGCCTGCCGACCCTCCACCTCACCCCCACCACTGCCTGCCACCATCGCCTGCCCATTCACCGGAAATCAACGAGGGCCAGAGGTCGCTTCAGCTGCCCCGACGCGACCTCTCCCCCTGGTTATTTTCCGGTGAACGCCCTCAGCTAACCCGACGTACTAGGACCACCCCACCGAACCCGCCAATCTGGTTCACTGGGGGAACACGCACGGCAACCACAGGGGGATCGCCATGGGGGCGGCACACGACGGCTCAACCGCACGCAATTCATCAGCACACGACCAGAGCCGCGAGGCACGGAGACAAGCATTCCGCGAAGAAAAGCGCCGCATGCGCGCCTGGCTCGCCCAGGCCCGACGCGACGGACGTGTCCCCGACGGTCCCGGACCCGACCACACCATCCGCGTCCAACCGCTGCCTGTCCCGGTGAAACGCACCAGCCTGACCGGCACCCACACACGCGCATCCCTCCGGGCACGCTTCCGCACACTGACGAAGGGCGTCCTGCTACCCCTAGAGCCCGAGGACATGCCGGAGGAGTTTCGCATCAGGGAGGAGGACTGCGGCGGATTCCTCGTGGACATCATCAGCCGCGCCCGCGCCCACTGGCTGCTCAACGTGCCGACGATCATCGGTTACTGGGCAGCCGCCGCGTACCACGGCCTGCCGTACTGGTGCGATGATGCGCCGGTGGTACTGCTGGGCAGCTATTCGAGCGGGGACGCCAGATCGTGGAACGCTAAGCACACCCCCACAGTTCCGGTCTTTCTCGCAGCAGTCCCCTCCGTCACCACCGTCTGCCCGGATTCCGCCTTTCCCCACCTGCGCGTGGTCACCGCCAACATCGCCGCAGGTCAGTGTCTCCATTCTCTTCTCAAGGGGACGCATGGCTGGGATGTACCGGAGGTGCCGGGGCTCACACCGCGGGAGGTCCGGTGCGTCCAGTTCCTCGACGCCATGTTCCAGTGCACCCGGCTGACCGGTGACGATGTCCGCCGTGGCGCCCGGAACCTGGTGGACGCCGGGCGTCTCGACCGACTGCTCGCCCTGTCCGACCCCGGCGCGCAGTCGCCCCGGGAGACGTTGTTGCGGCTCTACGTCCGTGATGTGCTTCCCGCAGGATTCACCTGGACCTCCCAGGTCACGGTGTATCTCGACCCGGCCGGGCGGCCGTGGAAACACCTCATCGCCGATCTGGCCTGCGAGGAACTGACACTCGCACTGTTCTACGACGGTGCGTATCACCGCGCCGAGGAGCGACGTAGCCTCGACCATCACCAGATCGCGCGGTTGAGGAAGCGTGGGTGGGAGGCGGTGCGGGTGGACGCCGCGCTGATGGCCGAGACCGACCTGATGATGGAGGACATCGGTGATGCGATCGAACGGGCGCTTGCTGCCCTGCCGGTGAGGACAGAGCGCAGGCACGGTAGGAACTGATGGAGCCGAAGGTGCCGCAGGAACCGGAGAAGCCACCGCCGTTCACCTCAAGATAACGAGGGGGAGAGGTCGACACTGGCGCCGGAAAGCGACCTCTCCCCCTCGTTATTTCCCGGTGAACGGCGGTGTAGGTGGTGCAGGCAACGCAGGACTGGCGACGCAGGGCCGGCAGCGCAGCGCAGGCGGCGGCTACTGGCTGGCGTCCCCGGCGTCCCCGACCTCATCATCATCGTCGAGGTTCAGACCCAGCTGCTCCAGCTCTGCCTTGAGGTTCTCCATCGACAGCTCGACCTCCTCCGCCCCCACCCCGTGGGTGTGGAGGTGCTCACCGTGCAACGCGTCGATGCCTGAGGCTGCGGCGGCACCGGTCGCCTCATCGACGGCGATATCCATGGCGTCCCCCAGCTCGGCGTAGGCGGGGTAGATGACCTCGCGCTCCAACGACTCGCGCAGCGGCTGGTCGCAGAACGCGGTCTCCAGGGCATTGGTGGTCAGCTCCAGCAGCTGCCAGTACTCCAGGTCGAAGGCCTCGGCGAGCTTCACCATCTCGCCGCTCATGGTGCAGCCGGAGACCAGCCGGTTGTCCGTGTTCACGGTGCAGGTGAAACCGAGATCGTAGAGCAGGTTGAAGGGATGCTCCTCCACCGAGTCGCAGATCCCGGTCTGGGTGTTGGAGGTCGGGCAGATCTCCAACGGAATGCGACGGTCACGCACGAACTTCGCGACCTTCCCCAGCTCCAGCCCACTCATCTCGGCCTCGATGTCCTCGTAGATGCGGACGCCATGGCCGATGCGCACGGCCCCCTGCCGCAGACCGTCGGCGATGGACTCCACTCCCGCGGCCTCACCGGCGTGCACCGTCACCGGAATGAGGTTCTTCCGCAGCAGGTCAAAAGCGGCGACGTGATTCGACGGCGGGAAGCCGTCCTCGGCGCCGGCGATGTCGAAGCCGACGACGTACCCCTCACCCGGCGAATGCTCACCGTAGTTGTCGACGAGCAGCTGGGCAATCTCCAGGGCACGGTCGGCGTGACGCATGGCGCAGAGCAGCAGGCGGGCATGGATGCGTCCGCCGTCGTCGGCGACAGCCTTCTCGCCCTCCTTGACACCCTGGACAGTGGCTTCGACGACCTCCTGGAGGGACAGCCCCGCAGCCAGATGCTGTTCGGGAGCATAGCGCAGCTCGGCATAGCAGGCGCCGTCAGCGGCGAGGTCCTCAACGGCCTCCCGGGTGACGCGGACCAGGGCGTCCTTCGTCTGCATCACGGCAGTCGTGTGGTCGAAGGTGGTGAGGTAGGTCGGCAGGTCACCGGAGTTCGCAGCGTCGAAGAACCATTTCTCCAGGTCGTCGGCATCCGTGGTGGGCAGGCCGTCGTAGCCGGTGGCGGCGGCGATGTCGATGATGGTCTGCGGACGCAGCCCGCCGTCCAGGTGGTCGTGGAGGACGACCTTCGGCAGGGTGCGGACGATCGCGGGATCGACGATGGAGTACGAGGGTGACGAGGGTTCAGTCATGCTGCCCCACGATACCGTCGCTAAGCTGTGTCCGTGATGCGTACCCGCCGTCCTCATCCCGTGCCGGGAGTTCTCGCTGTGCTCCTCATCTCGGCCGCACCTGCCGCCGCCCAGGACACGGGCCTCAACGGCATGTCCCGGGACCAGTGGTTGCCGACCACCGTTGCCTCGGACGCCCCGCTGCCCGATGACGCCACGTTGGACACCGACGACTGCCGCTACGATGCGGAACTTCCCTCGGCCTTCGACGCGGACGCTCTGCGCACCTCGGAGACCGCAGCGGTGATCACGGTCGAGCGTCCCGGCCCTGGCGGGGAGGGGATGGACACCTGTGGCACGGTGGCCGCCGACGGTGTGGACCTTCCGGAGCGGCTGAGCCTGGGCAGTTACGTGCTCTACGACGTCGATTCCGGGGAGGTGCTGGCGGCGAAGGACCCCTACGGGCTGTACCGGCCGGCGTCGGTGATCAAGATCCTGCTCGTCATGATCGCGCTCGACGATCTGGACATGGACGAGCTGGTGCCGGTGACCGCGGAGATGGCGAATGTCGACGGATCGAAGGTCGGGGTGGGACCGGACGGAAAGTACACGGCGCGCCAGTTGTTGCAGGGTCTGGTGATGAATTCCGGCAATGACGCCGCCCTCGCGCTCGCCGGTGCCCTCGGCGGTACCGACACGACAGTGGACAGGATGCAGGAGCTGGCGAATTCCCTCGGGGCGGTGGCGACGACAGTGACGACGGTCAACGGGTTGGACACCCCCGACGTGCAGACCACCGCCTATGACCTGGCCCAGATCTACCGGGCGGCGTTCCAGCGCGAGGATGTGCGGACGCTGCTGTCCACGGAAACGGCGACGTTCCCCGGGTACGGCGAGTACCCGGAGTTCCAGATCGCCAGTGACAACGGGATGCTCTACGACTACCCCGGGGCGCTCGGCGGGAAGACCGGTTTCACCGACAATGCCCGGCACACTTTCGCCGCGGCGGCGCAGCGGGACGGGCGGACGCTGGGCGTGGTGATGCTCAATTCCACGATCGCGGCGGGGCGGCTGTGGTCCCAGGCGGAAAGTGTTCTTGACGCCGGGTTCGACGCGACCTCGGACACCTCGGTCGGCACGCTCACTGGCGGCAGTACCGGGGAGGACGCCGGGCCGGACGCGGCGTCCGCGGCGTCCGCAGCGCCCACAGAGTCCTCTCTGTCCTCGTCAACGACGCCCCTGGTCATCGCCGGACTGGGTGTCGTTACTGTCCTGTTGGCCGGTGCCTGGCGGCTCTCGCGCCGCCGGTCTTGACGACGAGACCTCCGATGAGCACCCCGACTGCCGCCCCGGCGCCGACGAGACCGGCCCGGCGCACCGAGTTCTCCGACCGTGCCTGCGGATGGGCGTCCCGCCGGATCTGGATGAGGGCGGGGGCCGGGGCGTCCGGAATGACCTCGGCCAGCGCTTCCCGGGAGGTCGCGATCCAGGCCGAGCAGTACAGGGCGATCCGCCAGACGAGGTAGAGCAGCACCATCACACCGATAATCGGGCCGAAGGCGGCACCAGCCGGGTTCGACATCGTGGAACTGAAGAAGACGGTGGCGAACTGCTTGACGAATTCAAAGGCGACTGCACCGATGAGCGCGCCCTGCGCCGCCGCCCTGCGCGGCACATGGGTGCGGGGGAAGAACAGCAGCAGCCAGAACATGACCACCCAGTTCGCGGCGACGCCGATGGCCAGGGCGATACCCCAGACGAGGTACCGGATTCCGGTGATGTGGTCCATGTTCAGCGCCTCGATGATGCGCCAGGTGAACCCACCGGAACCGACTGCGGTAACCGCGAAGGCGACGATCAGGGAGAACAGCAGACCGATCAGGGCGAGCAGGTCGCTGAACTTTCCCTTGATGAAGTTATCCGCCTGGCCGGGGACCTCCCACATCTCGGAGATGCCGAGACGCAGGTTCCCGATCCAGCCGAGACCGGTCCACAGGGTCAGCAGCAGACCGACGCTGAAGATGCTGCCACGCTGGTCGATGGCGGTATTGAGAATGTCGGTGAGGGTGTCGCCGAGCTCTCCGGTGACGGCGTTCCTGATCGTGTCGACCAGCTCGCCGAGGAGGTCCTCGTTCCCGGCGAGGACCATGGCCGCGATCGCGAGTACGAGCATGAGCAGCGGGATGAGTGACAGGACAGAGAAATAGGTGATGCCGGCGGCGAAGTGGTTCCCGCCGCGCTCTGTGTACCGCTCGTTCATGAGCATGATGTGGTCGAACCAGGGCTGTGTGGCCCGGAGTTTCTCCACAGCTGACGGCTTATTCTCAGAGCCTGTGGCGGCCATAGGTTATCCTCGCGGTCATCGGATCAAGGCATGGACCCGGTGAGGGTCATGTTCCCCACTGTATGCTCCTTTCCGCGGAATCACCGCTGAAATGTCCTCACCCTTGTTCAGGTGTGCGGAATTCCGGGGTAAGTTCATTCAGAAATACTGACAGGAGCGCACACCGTGCACCACTACGATCTTTACGCCGTGTTCGGCCTGGACCGCAGCGCGGACTGCGGCGCCCTAGCTTCCCGCATCGACGGTCTGATCGCACAGACCGACCCCCGGGACACCGACCGGATGATGACGCTCCGGTCGGCCCGGTCGATTCTCGGCGATTCCGGACGCCGCACCCGCTACGACCAACAGCTGTCGGATCCTTCCCTGCCCCCGATCACCATCGCTGACCTGCATGAACTTGCGTCGCTGCCCGGAGCCGGTGATGAACCTCCGTGGCAGACTGCACCGGCCCAGGGCACTGCGGAAATGCGGTTCGACGGGAGCCCGTCCTGGACGCCGACGACGGCATTGTCGCCGACTGGTGCCTCCGGCAGCAGGGCATGGGTCATTGCCGCTGCAGCGCTGAGCGCCATCGCTGTCATCGTCGTCATCGCCACCGTCGTCTGGAGCCTGGGGAGAGACGGCGACACTGCCGACGACACCGCCGCAGAGTTCACCTCGGCCCCGTCGTCCTCAGCCACCCCGGGTAGCTCGACGCAGGCCTCTCCGACGGACACCGAGGATTACTCCTGGTTCGACGATTACTCCTGGTTCGACGACGAGGAGGTGTCGGTCGCCGGCGCCACGGCGACCTCCACCACCTGCGACGGCCGGGACTGCGTCCAGATCGTCATCGACCTGGACACCCCTGCCCTCGGACTTGAGCCCTCGGTGATGCACAATTTCTCCGGCGATGAACTACAGGTCGACATCTACGGTGTCGAGGTCGCTTACCAGGACACCTTCCCCGTCGAGGACCGCACCGGCGGGGCCCTCGACTACCTGCGCGCCGGCTCCGACGAGTACGGGTGGCCCCGACTGTCCATCGGCGTGCCGTCCGGCACCGACTACAGGGTCATCGAGGAATTCGACGCGAACCGTGTCACCGTCGAGATCTACCGGTAGACCACCCGGTCAACAGGGGGAGGCGTAGGAGGTGTCGTCATTGAGCAGCCGGGCATTGCGGGTGCCGGGCACCTCAGCAGCACAGAGTCCGTCGAGGTCCGAGCCATAGTCGATGACGACAGCGTAGACCTCCGAACCGTCGTGGTACGGACGCAGTGACGGACAGGTTCCGGGGTTGACCAGCACGGCACCGGGGTTCTGCGCGATGGCGCTGTCGACCTCCTGCTGGAAACTGGAACTGTTGCCGTAGATCGACTGGACGATGAGGACGCCCCGCCCGTCGCAGGCAAGGTCGCCGAGATCACCCGTGGAGGGAGCTGCGGACGCAGAGCTCACGGACACCTCCTCATCGGAAGATCCCTCGGGTTCCGGCGTGATCCTGACTGTCGTGGTGAGCACGCCGTCGGAGCCCCGCGAGTAGTTCGCGGACGAATCTGAGCCGCCGTCCCGGGTGGAGAACGCGATGCCACCGACAACCCCGCCGACCGCCAGGAGCACAACGGCAACCACCGCGATGATCTTCGGGGTATGTGAGGTCTTCGCCGGGGTCCCGGCCCACGGGTTCTCCGGTGGGCGTTGCGGTGACGTCATGGTTGCACTGTAACCGTTGCGGGGTGCAGGGTGACCCCGCCCGAATATATGACACACCCTCCGGATTTTCCCGGCACGATCCGTACGAATACCCCGGCGGTCCCCGCTATTCTGTCAACAGCTTGATCGAGCGATTCAGGATCACGGAGCAGAGCCAATGACGCAGGGCAACCCTTTCAACCCGAATACCCAGATGTTCCCGCCGCAGGACTCAGAACCTCAGTTTCCCCAGTTCTCGGGCAACAGCCCGAGCGGAAAGACACCCGTCTGGGTGCTCCCCGCCATCGCCATCGTGGCGATCCTGGCTGTCGCCGCAGTCATCATCACCTGGATGATCTCCTCGGGCGACAATGACTCGGACGCTGTGGCGGAATCAACCGCCCCCGTGTTCACTCCCGAAACCACCACCGTGCAACAGGCACCGTCGACAGTGGTTCCTGCACCCACTGCAGCCGAGTCAGCTCCGGTCCCCGAAGCACCGGCGGCGTCAGCGGGAACCGGCAACACGCTCATCACCGAGAGCGGTCATTACGGTGTCGGCCTCGCCGCCACCGAAGCCTGCGGATCCGCCGGTACGCAGGCATCCTATGTACTGGTGGGTGCGGGGTCCGCCCAATGCAATTTCGCCTTGGACGTGGGCGATGAACTTGCCGGGACCACGGTGCGGGAGGGATCCTCACGGAGCTTGTCGGTGTACAGCACGAACCGGAACGAATATGTCGACCTGTCCTGTGTGAAAGCCCAGGATTCCGACCTTGACTTTCTGTGGAAATGCACCACGGAGTACAACAGCATCGTTTACGTTTACCCCTGATCCCCCAGAGTTAAGGACTGCCACATGCACCGTCGACGTATCCTGATGACGCTGACTGCCGCCCTCACCGCAACTGCCCTCGCCTCCTGCACCATCGGAGATGCGGAGGACACTGCCAGCACAGCCTCCCCGGTGACCGGCGTCCAGACCGGGGCGGCGAGCCCCACGGACACCCTCCCCGACCCGACGACCGCGCAGCTGAAGGACTCGGAGGATCGCTCGGGGACTGCCGACACCACCACCGGAGATCTCACAGCTCTGGCAGGTCGCACCATCTACATTGACCCGGGACATGCGGGGACCGCCCCGCCCGCAGATCTCACGGCTATCGATGGTCGCGGCGGCACCAAGGCCTGCAACACCAGCGGCACGGCCTCCGACGCCGGTTGGCCCGAGCACACCTTCACCTGGGAGATTTCCCAGCAGCTCAAGACCATTCTTGAGGAGGCCGGGGCAACTGTCCTCCTGACCCGCGCAGATGACGTCAACCGCGCCGACTGCATCGACGAACGCGCCTACAAGGAAAATGCGTCCGCTGCCGATGCCGTCGTCAGCCTCCACGCCGACGGCTCCGGTACGGGCAACACCGGTTTCCACATCTCCGCAATCGCCGACCCGCTACCGGACAACCTGCCGACGGAATCCGCCGACCTGGCGACCTCAGTCCGTGACGCCATGGTCGCCGCCGGACTGCCCACCTCCAACTATCTCGGCACCGACGGCCTCTACCCCCGATCCGATCTCACCGGCCTGAACCTGTCCTCCAAGCCGAAGATCCTCATCGAGTTCGGCAATATGCGCGATCTCAGTGACCTGGCACAGCTCGAGTCCGCCGACGGACGGAAGGTCCGCGCGCAGGCGGTGGCACAGGGGCTGGCAGACTTTCTCTCGTGAGCCACTACAACCTCTATTCCGCTCTCGGGCTCGACCGGTCAGCCACCTGTGTTGAGCTCATCAGGGAGATCGATGCCCGGCTGGCCTCCGGCACGATCGTCGGTTCCCTTGGAGAAGAGCTCACCCTGGCCCGAGCTGTCCTGGGGAACCCCTACCGACGACAGCTCTACGACCAGAAACTGGCGGACCCGTACGCCCCGCAGATCACCCAGGACGCACTGCGTCAACTGTCGTCGCTGCCCGTTGCCTCGGCGCCGGAGACAGCTCCTGAGGTTTCCCCCACCCGAGCGTTCACACCGGTCAGCTCTGAGCCACACGCACCCCGGTCCCGGTGGCCGCTGTTCGCGGCGATCGGAATCATCGTTGTCGCAGTTGCCGTTAGTGCTGGCCTGATCGTCAAGGGCGGCTCCGACGACTCCGATGAGGGATATGCGGACGCAACCTTCACCCAGGCAGAAACCGCTGTGACAACGACGACGGCCACGCCCACGTCCGTCACCAGCGAACCGGTCACACCGGTGGGGCTTGAGAAGGCACCGGTCTCCGATCACCACGGCGATACCGCGGTGAATGAGGAGGAGGACATCTGCGGTGGCCGGGTGTGCGACACCGCCGTCGTCTACCTGGACGGTGCGGTGGAATTGTCATCGGGCGCCTTCACCCAGGACTATGTCCAGCCGGTCACCACGATCACCGTCACCGACGATGCGTTCTCCCGGAGCTTCAGTTCCGTGACCGGGGACACCAAGAAATCGCAGTACATTTCCGGGATTTCTGTCTACAGCCGTGGCGACGGACAGCTCCATATCCTTCTCGTCAACGCGGTCAGCGGCCTGACCATGCAACCCCGTCTACTCCCGGACGGACAGCGCATCGTCATCGACATCTATCCGGGGTAGGGATCACCACCCTGGTGCCATCACAACGCCGTCACCCCACGACCTCTACGAATCCCTCCGGCTCAACCGCATGATGACGTGTGAGCAACTGATCGCAAGACTCGACCGCCGGGTGGTCGCGCTCGGTCCCGCTGGCGGACCACAGCTCCCGCAGCTCAACACTTATGACAGGGGCGCCTATCGACGGTCCCCTACCGCAGCAGCCCCATCTTTGCGTACACGTCCGCCACCAGCGGCTCCGCCACCGCCGCGGCCTTCTCCGCACCCCGGTCCAGGATGCGCTTCAGCTCGGCCGGGTCCGCCATGAACTCGTCGTAGCGCTGCTTCAGTGGTGTGGTGAACGCCTCCAGCGCGGCAGCGGTGTCCGTCTTCAGCGCACCGTACTGCGCACCCGCGGCGTCATAGTCCGCGACGATCTCATCCACCGGGCGCCCGGTCAGCGCGGACTGGATGACCAGCAGGTTCGACACACCCGGCTTGTTCTCCCGGTCGAACCGGATCACACCCTCATTGTCGGTCACCGCGGACTTGATCCGCTTCGCCGAGGTCTTCGGCGCGTCCAGCAGGTTGACGATGCCCTTCGGGTTCGTCCCTGACTTGCTCATTTTCGCCGTCGGTTCCTGCAGGTCGTAGATCTTCGCCGCGCCTTCCGGAATGAACCCGTCCGGTACCACGAAGGTCTCACCGAACCGGGAGTTGAAGCGCTCCGCGAGGTTCCGGGTCAGCTCCAGATGCTGGCGCTGGTCCTCCCCCACCGGCACCAGCTGGGGGCTGTACAGCAGAATGTCCGCCGCCATGAGCATCGGGTACATGAACAGCCCCGCCGAGGTCCGGTCGGCGCCACGCTTGGTGGACTTGTCCTTGAACTGGGTCATGCGGGACGCCTCGCCGAATCCGGTGAGACAGGTCAGCACCCACGCCAGCTCCGCATGCTGCGGCACCTGGGACTGCACGAAGATCGTCGACTTCTCCGGGTCGATGCCCAGCGCCAGCAGCTGCGCCACACCGGCGGTCGTCCGATCACGCAGTTCCACCGGATCCTGGTCGACGGTGATGGCGTGGAGGTTCGGGATGAAGTAGAAGGCGTCGTACCCGTTCTGCAGGTCGATCCACTGCTTCACCGCTCCGAGGTAGTTACCCAGGTGGTAGGAGTCCGCCGTGGGCTGGATTCCGGACAGGACGCGCTGCACAGTCACTTCATCACTCATGACCATGCACTCTACAGGGGTGCCGCGGCCCCGCCGCCGACTCCCTCCCGAGCGATGTCCAGCAACGCGGCGGCGTCCTTCTCCAGGTCCCCGTGCCGGGAGAACACCGCCCGGATCAGCCGTCGGAAGGTGGCGTCCTTCACCGGGACGCGCACCAGCTCGCCGAGCTTGAGCTCCCGGGCCACCGCCCGCGCGGCGATCACCGTCGGCTCCTCCATCCCGGTCACGGCGGCCCGCTGCGCGGACAACGAACCGAACTCTCCGGCGGGTGCGGCGATCGTCCC of Corynebacterium terpenotabidum Y-11 contains these proteins:
- a CDS encoding N-acetylmuramoyl-L-alanine amidase, with amino-acid sequence MHRRRILMTLTAALTATALASCTIGDAEDTASTASPVTGVQTGAASPTDTLPDPTTAQLKDSEDRSGTADTTTGDLTALAGRTIYIDPGHAGTAPPADLTAIDGRGGTKACNTSGTASDAGWPEHTFTWEISQQLKTILEEAGATVLLTRADDVNRADCIDERAYKENASAADAVVSLHADGSGTGNTGFHISAIADPLPDNLPTESADLATSVRDAMVAAGLPTSNYLGTDGLYPRSDLTGLNLSSKPKILIEFGNMRDLSDLAQLESADGRKVRAQAVAQGLADFLS
- a CDS encoding endonuclease domain-containing protein, whose product is MRAWLAQARRDGRVPDGPGPDHTIRVQPLPVPVKRTSLTGTHTRASLRARFRTLTKGVLLPLEPEDMPEEFRIREEDCGGFLVDIISRARAHWLLNVPTIIGYWAAAAYHGLPYWCDDAPVVLLGSYSSGDARSWNAKHTPTVPVFLAAVPSVTTVCPDSAFPHLRVVTANIAAGQCLHSLLKGTHGWDVPEVPGLTPREVRCVQFLDAMFQCTRLTGDDVRRGARNLVDAGRLDRLLALSDPGAQSPRETLLRLYVRDVLPAGFTWTSQVTVYLDPAGRPWKHLIADLACEELTLALFYDGAYHRAEERRSLDHHQIARLRKRGWEAVRVDAALMAETDLMMEDIGDAIERALAALPVRTERRHGRN
- the trpS gene encoding tryptophan--tRNA ligase — protein: MVMSDEVTVQRVLSGIQPTADSYHLGNYLGAVKQWIDLQNGYDAFYFIPNLHAITVDQDPVELRDRTTAGVAQLLALGIDPEKSTIFVQSQVPQHAELAWVLTCLTGFGEASRMTQFKDKSTKRGADRTSAGLFMYPMLMAADILLYSPQLVPVGEDQRQHLELTRNLAERFNSRFGETFVVPDGFIPEGAAKIYDLQEPTAKMSKSGTNPKGIVNLLDAPKTSAKRIKSAVTDNEGVIRFDRENKPGVSNLLVIQSALTGRPVDEIVADYDAAGAQYGALKTDTAAALEAFTTPLKQRYDEFMADPAELKRILDRGAEKAAAVAEPLVADVYAKMGLLR
- a CDS encoding adenosine deaminase, whose translation is MTEPSSPSYSIVDPAIVRTLPKVVLHDHLDGGLRPQTIIDIAAATGYDGLPTTDADDLEKWFFDAANSGDLPTYLTTFDHTTAVMQTKDALVRVTREAVEDLAADGACYAELRYAPEQHLAAGLSLQEVVEATVQGVKEGEKAVADDGGRIHARLLLCAMRHADRALEIAQLLVDNYGEHSPGEGYVVGFDIAGAEDGFPPSNHVAAFDLLRKNLIPVTVHAGEAAGVESIADGLRQGAVRIGHGVRIYEDIEAEMSGLELGKVAKFVRDRRIPLEICPTSNTQTGICDSVEEHPFNLLYDLGFTCTVNTDNRLVSGCTMSGEMVKLAEAFDLEYWQLLELTTNALETAFCDQPLRESLEREVIYPAYAELGDAMDIAVDEATGAAAASGIDALHGEHLHTHGVGAEEVELSMENLKAELEQLGLNLDDDDEVGDAGDASQ
- a CDS encoding YhjD/YihY/BrkB family envelope integrity protein, producing MAATGSENKPSAVEKLRATQPWFDHIMLMNERYTERGGNHFAAGITYFSVLSLIPLLMLVLAIAAMVLAGNEDLLGELVDTIRNAVTGELGDTLTDILNTAIDQRGSIFSVGLLLTLWTGLGWIGNLRLGISEMWEVPGQADNFIKGKFSDLLALIGLLFSLIVAFAVTAVGSGGFTWRIIEALNMDHITGIRYLVWGIALAIGVAANWVVMFWLLLFFPRTHVPRRAAAQGALIGAVAFEFVKQFATVFFSSTMSNPAGAAFGPIIGVMVLLYLVWRIALYCSAWIATSREALAEVIPDAPAPALIQIRRDAHPQARSENSVRRAGLVGAGAAVGVLIGGLVVKTGGARAARHRPTGQ
- a CDS encoding ABC transporter ATP-binding protein, producing MADQAPPDTDTPENSTAGQDSPTTDRGEQKAGEDALKKLLRPVAGRLLTGRLLSALSAVLAVVPYIALVQIGAELLTGGAVIDDEAVNHWLLILIGSYTARLVIYFLALAVTHFADVALNHHIRRRMVRRFATVPLSWFTSTNFGRVRKGLQDDIGTVHQLIAHQPVEGTSAVVMPLALMLYAFIVDWRLGLLSIAVIPVYALSMLSTTRGMGEKTVEMDRRLGDVSARMVEFVTGISVVKAFGRVGRAHRSYQRSADEFYDFYLDWVKPLMLVSSVGQSVLAIPLILVVNLGGGALLVNAGYVSAADVLATSLIALLIPYSLETLMTGTWSRQLAGAAALRLTGLLETGVLGDSDAPQTPNGHDVTFDHVTYSYPGASNHAVEDVSFTLPAGTVTALVGPSGSGKSTIATLLARFDDPQEGTVSIGGVPVKNIADLYSHVGFVLQDPQLPSVSIRDNIALGRPDATDAEIRDAAASARVLEEIEALPEGFDTVYGRDAGLSGGQAQRVAIARALLVDAPVLILDEATALTDPESQHEIQQALSVLAEGRTVLVIAHRPEAITGVDRIIRVVDGRIVGAGADHTDSEVTA
- a CDS encoding D-alanyl-D-alanine carboxypeptidase family protein gives rise to the protein MRTRRPHPVPGVLAVLLISAAPAAAQDTGLNGMSRDQWLPTTVASDAPLPDDATLDTDDCRYDAELPSAFDADALRTSETAAVITVERPGPGGEGMDTCGTVAADGVDLPERLSLGSYVLYDVDSGEVLAAKDPYGLYRPASVIKILLVMIALDDLDMDELVPVTAEMANVDGSKVGVGPDGKYTARQLLQGLVMNSGNDAALALAGALGGTDTTVDRMQELANSLGAVATTVTTVNGLDTPDVQTTAYDLAQIYRAAFQREDVRTLLSTETATFPGYGEYPEFQIASDNGMLYDYPGALGGKTGFTDNARHTFAAAAQRDGRTLGVVMLNSTIAAGRLWSQAESVLDAGFDATSDTSVGTLTGGSTGEDAGPDAASAASAAPTESSLSSSTTPLVIAGLGVVTVLLAGAWRLSRRRS